The DNA sequence GTGGTCAATTTCAAGCTTATATTCTTGGTTTAGCGTGAGTGGTGACACCACTTCTACCGTATGGAGCGGTTGTCCATTCGGCGCTTTTTGAACATCTACGACTTGTGCAACGAGATTGCCTGCAAGGTCAAAGATTTGTCCGTGGTCTGCTACTTGTCCGCCCATTTCAGCATAAAATGGCGTTTCTGCAAAAACGAGGTAAGCTTTACCAGAAGCCACTTCTTCTACTTCTTTATCATCTGCTACAATTGCAACCAACTTCGCAGATAAGGTTTCTTTTTCGTAGTTAAAATGACTTTCAACCGTGATATTTTGCAGCGTTTCATTTTGCATGCCCATAGAGCCACCTTTGACAACGCTAGCCCGTGCGCGTTCTTGTTGCTCTTTCATAGCAGCTTCAAAGCCTTCGCGGTCTACTGTCATACCAGCTTCTTCAGCAATTTCTTCGGTCAATTCTACTGGGAAACCATAGGTGTCGTACAGTTTAAAGACATCCGTTCCTGAAATAACAGACTGTCCTTTTGCCTTTAACTCTTCTACAATGCTTTGTGCAAAGTGTTGACCTGAATGAAGCGTGCGAGCAAAGGATTCTTCTTCACTTTTAATGATTTTTTCGATAAAATCTTGCTTTTCAAGCACTTCTGGATAATAGCTTTCCATAATTTTTCCGACAGTTGGAACAAGTTTGTAAAGGAAAGGCTCATTGATTCCTAATTTTTGACCATGCATCGAAGCACGACGGAGCAAGCGACGCAGAACATAGCCACGTCCTTCATTTCCTGGAAGCGCACCATCGCCAATAGCAAATGACAGAGAGCGGATATGGTCTGCAATGACCTTGAAGCTCATATTGTCACCATCTGGATTGTAATTCTTACCAGATAACTTCTCTACTTCACGAATAATCGGCATGAAAAGGTCTGTTTCAAAGTTGGTCTTTGCCCCTTGAATAACAGCTACAAGACGCTCTAGACCTGCACCCGTATCAATATTTTTGTGAGGCAGCTCCTTGTATTCACTTCTTGGAACAGCTGGATCAGCATTGAATTGGGACAAAACAATATTCCAAATTTCAATATAACGATCATTTTCAATATCTTCTGCAAGCAAACGAATTCCTTGATGTTCAGGGTCAAATGCTTCCCCACGGTCAAAGAAGATTTCTGTATCTGGTCCAGAAGGTCCTGCACCAATTTCCCAGAAATTGTCTTCAATTGGAATCAAATGACTTGGATCGACACCAACTGAAATCCAACGATTATAAGAATCATGATCATCTGGATAGTAAGTCATGTAGAGCTTGTCTTTTGGAAAATCAAACCACTCAGGACTAGTCAGGAGCTCAAAAGCCCATTCAATCGCTTCATCACGGAAATAATCACCAATAGAAAAATTCCCCAGCATTTCAAACATGGTATGATGACGTGCTGTTTTTCCGACATTTTCAATGTCATTCGTCCGAATCGCTTTCTGCGCATTGGTAATCCGTGGATTTTCTGGAATAATGGTCCCGTCGAAATATTTCTTTAATGTTGCTACGCCAGAGTTAATCCAGAGTAGGGTCGGGTCATTGACTGGTACTAGACTAACAGACGGTTCGACAGCATGACCTTTTGAGGCCCAAAAA is a window from the Streptococcus anginosus subsp. whileyi MAS624 genome containing:
- the alaS gene encoding alanine--tRNA ligase, producing the protein MKQLSSAQVRQMWLDFWASKGHAVEPSVSLVPVNDPTLLWINSGVATLKKYFDGTIIPENPRITNAQKAIRTNDIENVGKTARHHTMFEMLGNFSIGDYFRDEAIEWAFELLTSPEWFDFPKDKLYMTYYPDDHDSYNRWISVGVDPSHLIPIEDNFWEIGAGPSGPDTEIFFDRGEAFDPEHQGIRLLAEDIENDRYIEIWNIVLSQFNADPAVPRSEYKELPHKNIDTGAGLERLVAVIQGAKTNFETDLFMPIIREVEKLSGKNYNPDGDNMSFKVIADHIRSLSFAIGDGALPGNEGRGYVLRRLLRRASMHGQKLGINEPFLYKLVPTVGKIMESYYPEVLEKQDFIEKIIKSEEESFARTLHSGQHFAQSIVEELKAKGQSVISGTDVFKLYDTYGFPVELTEEIAEEAGMTVDREGFEAAMKEQQERARASVVKGGSMGMQNETLQNITVESHFNYEKETLSAKLVAIVADDKEVEEVASGKAYLVFAETPFYAEMGGQVADHGQIFDLAGNLVAQVVDVQKAPNGQPLHTVEVVSPLTLNQEYKLEIDHNRRHRVMKNHTATHLLHAALHNVLGKHATQAGSLNEVEFLRFDFTHFQAVTAEELRRIEQEVNEKIWEAIDIKTIETDIDTAKEMGAMALFGEKYGKEVRVVTIGDYSIELCGGTHMKNTSEIGLFKIIKEEGIGSGTRRILAVTSKEAFEAYREEEDALKAIATTLKVPQMKEVSRKVEALQEQLRQLQKENAELKEKAAAAASGEIFKNVHEVNGCSFIASQVSVSDAGALRTFADTWKQKDYSDVLVLVAAIGEKVNVLVASKTKEIHAGNLIKELAPIVDGRGGGKPDMAMAGGSNQAAIQELLKAVPEKL